In one window of Branchiostoma floridae strain S238N-H82 chromosome 14, Bfl_VNyyK, whole genome shotgun sequence DNA:
- the LOC118429974 gene encoding uncharacterized protein LOC118429974, protein MDLRMFPGGSPPAATAAFLQMLLAGLFFLADSHPSSQQNPVESALNLTTVGTSSKQAFFATLVQRQVPIAQTMYDKHKLRRFVRRFVHSESEQQDSSWSLLMDEVVPDKEGPVPWEELTVNMENFLHVVSCQMDVACNLGTPHTMCQCERNMQIGSNCILPKARITHKSSTDRGVVTSFCVGVALPPMMDGRSKYDMQTRCKFWGRDDVQYRVHVTKRLETSNHSPFERKVKYTACLKPE, encoded by the coding sequence ATGGATTTGAGAATGTTTCCAGGGGGTAGTCCGCCTGCTGCAACAGCCGCTTTCCTTCAGATGCTGCTTGCAGGGCTGTTCTTTCTCGCAGACTCACACCCCAGCAGCCAGCAGAATCCAGTGGAAAGTGCGTTGAACTTGACGACTGTAGGAACGTCGAGTAAGCAAGCCTTCTTCGCGACGTTAGTCCAAAGGCAGGTACCGATCGCACAGACAATGTACGACAAACACAAGCTGCGTAGGTTCGTCCGTAGGTTTGTTCACAGCGAATCCGAGCAGCAAGACAGCTCTTGGAGCTTGCTCATGGACGAAGTCGTTCCGGATAAGGAAGGGCCAGTTCCTTGGGAGGAACTCACGGTTaacatggaaaactttcttCACGTAGTCAGCTGCCAAATGGATGTAGCATGTAACCTAGGAACCCCTCATACAATGTGCCAGTGCGAACGTAACATGCAGATCGGATCCAACTGTATCCTCCCCAAAGCTAGGATCACCCACAAGTCGTCTACAGACAGGGGTGTCGTCACCAGTTTCTGTGTGGGCGTGGCACTTCCGCCCATGATGGACGGACGGAGCAAGTACGACATGCAGACGCGCTGCAAGTTCTGGGGACGAGATGACGTGCAGTACAGGGTGCACGTGACCAAACGGCTGGAAACGTCCAATCACTCGCCTTtcgagaggaaggtcaagtacACGGCTTGTTTAAAACCGGAATAA